The Ahaetulla prasina isolate Xishuangbanna chromosome 4, ASM2864084v1, whole genome shotgun sequence genome has a window encoding:
- the FOXI3 gene encoding forkhead box protein I3: MSASDSPPPAQSVSRSSPTAAGSPLTPWSRSGREEPAMAVYCSEAFSVYPQAATATAGPSGQRSSAATYALGDYGAPPGAAGYLWGVSSAGPYVQSSGGGGGGSSGSSGASFLPYGCPPRAVGGPQILASPGTASGSGSTTELGWLSLASQEELLRLVRPPYSYSALIAMAIQSAPERKLTLSNIYQYVAENFPFYKRSKAGWQNSIRHNLSLNDCFRKVPRDEDDPGKGNYWTLDPNCEKMFDNGNFRRKRKRRSDPSASGVASGVSTLGTLKTQEGIPIALDPAKPCSDSPSSVLEPTVSLRDTAKSSSPPVVAPPTQSCLSTFFSGMNSLSSGPRLPELQHRSHPAGPIRGGSFNQDPPSAEQRVSGPAGTYYSHFHPSSGGQSGQYNHLYNFTVNSLIYAREGTEV, from the exons ATGAGTGCCAGCGATTCTCCGCCACCAGCGCAGTCAGTTTCCCGTTCGTCCCCGACGGCTGCAGGTAGCCCTTTGACTCCGTGGTCTCGCAGCGGCCGCGAGGAGCCTGCAATGGCCGTTTACTGCAGCGAAGCCTTTAGCGTCTACCCGCAGGCAGCCACCGCCACTGCGGGGCCCTCGGGGCAGAGGTCTTCCGCCGCGACCTATGCGCTTGGCGACTATGGGGCACCGCCGGGAGCAGCCGGATACCTGTGGGGCGTGAGTAGCGCTGGGCCGTATGTGCAAAgtagcggcggcggtggcggcggcagtaGCGGGAGCTCGGGCGCGTCCTTTTTGCCCTACGGCTGCCCTCCGAGGGCTGTCGGGGGGCCGCAGATCTTGGCTTCGCCAGGGACTGCGTCTGGCTCAGGCTCAACAACCGAGCTGGGCTGGCTTAGCCTGGCTAGCCAAGAGGAACTGCTACGCCTGGTGCGACCGCCGTACTCTTACTCGGCACTCATCGCCATGGCCATCCAGAGCGCACCGGAGCGCAAACTGACGCTCAGCAACATCTACCAGTACGTGGCCGAGAACTTCCCCTTCTACAAGCGGAGCAAGGCCGGCTGGCAGAACTCCATCCGCCACAATCTCAGCCTCAACGACTGCTTTCGCAAAGTGCCGCGGGACGAGGACGATCCCG GAAAGGGAAATTACTGGACCTTAGACCCAAACTGTGAGAAAATGTTTGACAATGGGAATTTTCGCCGCAAGCGCAAGAGACGTTCTGATCCCAGTGCCTCTGGAGTTGCATCTGGTGTTTCGACCTTGGGGACCCTGAAGACTCAGGAAGGGATCCCCATTGCTTTAGACCCTGCAAAGCCCTGCAGTGACAgcccttcttcagttctggagccAACAGTCTCTCTGAGGGACACTGCAAAGAGCAGCTCTCCACCTGTGGTTGCCCCACCAACCCAAAGCTGCCTCAGCACCTTTTTCAGTGGTATGAACTCCCTCAGCAGTGGGCCTCGTCTTCCTGAACTGCAGCATCGAAGCCACCCTGCCGGCCCAATTAGGGGCGGCAGTTTCAACCAGGATCCTCCTTCGGCAGAGCAACGAGTCTCAGGTCCGGCTGGCACCTACTATAGCCATTTTCATCCTAGCAGTGGAGGCCAGTCAGGGCAGTACAATCATTTGTACAACTTCACAGTAAACAGCCTCATTTATGCCCGGGAAGGCACTGAAGTATAA